TGAATTGCTGAATCATCATCAGGGCCTGCATCATGTGGATCTACAAACATAAAACTTCCTGAATGGTAAAGGGCGGGCTAATGCCCGCCCTTTACCAATTAAAAATCAAAGTTAATAGCGCTGCGAACCATTTCCATGGTTTCGCGGGCCATCTTTGTGGCGCGTTCATTGCCGTGTGCCAGCACTTCCTGAATGAACTTTGGATTTGCCTCAATAGCTCTGCGACGTTCCTGAATAGGAGCAAGGAATTCTTCCATGGATTCGAGGAGAATTTTCTTACAATCAACACAGCCGAGTCCTGCAGAGGTACAGCCTTTGCGAATTTCAGCCTGTTTTTCTTCAGACGTCATGAGCACATGGTACGGGAAGAGATTGCAGATGTCAGGATCGCCTGGATCTTGACGGCGTACGCGGTTTTTGTCTGTAAGCATGCCGCGAACTTTAGGCAGAACGTCATCCATGCTTTCACGCAGGAAAATGCCGTTGTTGTAGCTCTTGGACATCTTACGGCCATCAAGACCCGGAAGTTTGGCTTCAGGGGTCAATTTCCCTTCAGGTTCCGGGAAGATGCTACAGTCGTACATGTGGTTGAAGCGGCGTGCTATTTCACGTGTCATTTCGATGTGCGGCAGCTGATCCTGACCAACCGGCACGTAGGCAGGGCGGTACATGAGAATGTCGGTAGCCATGAGCACGGGGTAGCCAAGGAAGCCGTAGTTACCGAGATCCTTGTTGCTAATCTGGTCTCGTTGCTCTTTATAGGTAGGGCAACGTTCTAACCAGCCCAGTGGAGTGATCATGGATAACAGCAGATGCAGTTCAGCATGTTCTTTCACTGCGGACTGCTGGAAAATGGTACATTTTTCAGGATCAAGACCGGAGGCAAGCCAATCTTTAACCATTTCCGGAACATGAGTTTTAATGCCACTGGTGTCTGCGTAATCACTTGTGAGCGCATGCCAGTCTGCTACGAAAAAGTAGCAATCCATGTCGTTTTGCATTGCTACCCAGTTCTTAAGAACGCCAAAGTAGTGGCCAAGATGTAGAGCGCCAGTAGGACGCATACCGGAAACGGTACGTTTACGAGTCATTTCTTTCCTCCGGATATATTGTCAGGCTTTAAATAAGAGAAATCAACTGTTGAATCAGTTCTGCAGACCCAGTGATAAGCGGACTGATGATTGTTCCTAGAAAGCCTGTTGCCAACAATAAAATTATAAGAATAAATCCATAACGGGAAAATCCCTGGAATTTATATGCAAGATGGGGCGGGAGTAACCCTGCCACAATATTACTACCGTCCAGTGGCGGGAACGGCATAAGGTTAAACCAGCCAAGCGTCAGGTTAATCCAGACACCGGCGATGCACATTTTGTATAAAAAAGTATACACAGAAGCGTAAAGGGAACCCGGTACCGGCGTACTCTGTGCCACAAAGGCAAAGAGTATCCCAAAAATGATGGCGAGAAAGAAGTTTGTTATGGGCCCCGCAGCTGACACGAGGATCATACCCTTTCTCGGGTTGGTGAACCAGCGGGAATCAACTGGTACTGGTCTGGCCCAGCCAATAACAAACGGACTGGTAAGTGCCGTAAGTACAAACATGGCTGTGCCCATGGGATCAATATGTGGAATAGGGTTTAACGTAAGGCGTCCCCGTGCTTTCGCAGTAGGGTCACCAAGCTTGTACGCAACCCAACCGTGCGCAACCTCATGGCATACCATGCCAAGGAGCATAGGAATCAACGCGACGGCGATCTTGGTCACACTTGCTGCAATATCGGTAGTGAACATAACTTTTGCGGCTACCACGAACCCCCCTGTGAAGCAAGTAAATTCGCGGTCTTTAAGGTCTTGGGCTAGTGAACTAGCTGTTTTGTAAAAGCGGTTTTAACCGCATGTCATTTTGGAGATGATCAAGAAGCTTGCGGTGTCCCGCCGGCAAGGTGACATCGTTTAACTCGTCCATGCTCACCCATTGATAGGTTGTGGCTGCATGGAGCACTGGTTCCGCAGAGTGCTTTTGGGCAAAGGTCAGGAAGTAGCAGTGCATGGTCACACGGTAGGTTGTATAGCCATGTTTGACTACGAGAATTTTATCCTCAATTTGCACAGGGAATTCTGTTTCTTCCATGAATTCTCGGACGACGGCTTGTTCAGGAGCTTCACCTTCTTCAACAGCACCACCGGGCAGTTCCCAGAATCCGGCCCAGACACCGAAGTCCGGTCGTTTCTGAATATAAATTTTTCCTTTGTGCATTAGGAAACCCGTCGCAACATCAATATGCTGAATGCCTTTTTTGGGTGTAGGTACAGGACGTTCGTGCGGAATACCAAGGTGGTATGCTTCGCAGTGTTGTTGAAGCGGGCAACGGCTGCAATGAGGCTTTTTGCTGCATACTAAGGCACCCAGTTCCATAAGGGCTTGATTAAATTCTCTTGCATGGCCTTGAGGAAGCATTGCCGCAACAGTTTTGCGAATGAACTCCATGTTATGCTTTTGTTTGACCGGCGTATCAATGTCAAAAATTCTTGAGAACACACGCTCAACATTGGCATCGATGCAGATAACATCCTGATTGAATGCGATGGAGGCAATGGCTCCGGCTGTGTAGTCGCCAATTCCGGGGAGTGCCCGAATAGCCGAATATTTTTCGGGAAAAATACCACCATGCTCTGCTACGATAATTTTAGCCGCTTTATGCAGATTGCGGACACGGGAATAATATCCCAGACCTTCCCATAGCTTCAGCAAGGTGTCTTCATGTGCCTGTGCTACGGACATGATGTCAGGCAGCGCCTCCATCCAGCGCTGAAAATAGGCAACGCCTCGTTCCATCTGCGTTTGCTGTAACATAATTTCGGACACCCATACACGGTACGGTGCGTAGTCTTCGCGCCACGGCAGAGCCCGCTTGTTGGTGGCAAACCAGGAAAGAAGTTCGTTAGCCAAAGTGGAGTACTGGTCTGGTGAAATCATTTTTTGCTCATTGTCTGCTTGCATGGTGTTAGATGTGTATTTGTGGTAGCGTTTGCTCAACATAGAGTAAAGGTCGAACTGAGCAAAAGAAGGTTTGTGAAGGTGTAACTTCTTTTAGATATTAGATATCGCACCTTATTATAAATAGTTAGCAGAATAACGCCGTACTGTACGGAAACTATGTTGGGAGAGTAGAGGATGTTGATCCCTAAAATTTGTCCTAACTGTAATGGGAGCAGGACGCTTCTTTATTTTGACGCCATCTACTATTATGTAGTTTGTGATCAGTGCGGTATGACCGGGGCTCGTGCTTTAAATGAAGAGGAAGCGTTGGTCTTATGGAATGAACGCAGTAGCACGAGTTTTACTTACGAGGTGGTTCAGGATAGCAATAAACTTGTTCGTGTTATGTCGTGTGATACGCAGCGCGAGTGTAAGCGTTATCCCATTAACTTACCTGTAGTACTTACCCTTTTTCAACCTAACGGAAAAAAGATTACGGGCGTCATGCATAATGTTTCCTATTACGGTGCTTTTTTGCAGCTTAGAGGTGGACATGTGAGTGCAATTCCAAGTTCTACTGAAGAATTGTCCAGACTGCGGATGTTTTTGTATTACAAAAACCCTATTGTGAAGCAAACTGATGAGAACGGCAGTGTTGTTGCTTCCCCTGAATCTAATCCCATCCAACAAATTGAATTTATTCCTAAGCACATGATGCAGTCGAGTCAGGTTGTTGGCGTTGGTGGTTGTTTTAAGAGCCCTAATGGTGAGCAACTTCAGTCAGTCCAGCATCTGGTTGAGTTTGCTCGAGGTCGATAGCAGCGTTGCAGCTTATTTGTTTTATTTTTGACGGCATAAACGAAGTCGATACATCTTAGCATGTGTCGGCTTTTTTTGTGTTTCAAAAACTATGGCTGGTGTCAGACACCTTTCTGCTCTGTTGGCAACTTTATAGCAAGACTTCGCTCTGTTATTCATATTTTTCGGAAGTCCAGTACGGATGCTGCAAGTCTTCAAAGGCAGACATGGCGGCCACAGCACCGTCGCTTACGGCTGTTACTATTTGCCTAATACCGCCGTTTACATCTCCAGCGGCATATACTCGTGGGATATTTGTACGCATGGCGGTATCTACATGTATGGTTTTGTCGGGATTTAATTCAGCGCCTATTTTTTCTGCCAGTTGAGAGTTAGGGTCCATGCCTATGGCAATGAACACTCCGTCGCAGGCATGGTCTGTGATTTCTCCAGAATTGACGTCTTTGAGCGTTACTCCTTCAACGTTTGTTTCGTTTCCGTAGATCTTTTCGATAACTGTATTGAATATGACAGGGATCTGTTCGCGATTCAGGGCATCCTGTAGCGCTTTTTCCGCGCGCAGTGTGTCACGGCGGTGGACTATGCTGACATCTATATCGAGTTTTTTGAGGTGGAGTGCATCTGTAAGTGCACTGTTACCGCCGCCGACCATGATAACGTGCTTGCCACGGAACATATACCCGTCGCAGGAAGCACAATGGGTAACCCCGGTGCCGAAGTATTTTTGTTCTCCTTCCACATTCAATGACCGCCATTTTGTGCCGGTGGCAAAAATGAGAGACTTTGCGGCGTACTTTCTTTCCGGAGTGTGCACTTCGATAAGATCCCCAATGGTGACATCATCAATAAGCTGGTTTTCACGAATATTTGAATATTCGCGAGTGTGTGCAGTAAGTATTTCTACAAGTGCAACACCACCTACACTTTTGAATCCCGGATAATTTTCTACGACAGGTGTTGCTATAACCTGCCCACCTATGACTGAATTCTCGAGTACAATAGCATCAAGTCCGGAACGTTTGGCATAAATTGCCGCGGTGAGTCCTGCAGGGCCTGCGCCAAGAATAATCAGGTCATAGACCTTGCCTTCTTCTTCCGGTTCCGCTGATTGCGTTTGTTCGCGCAGCACTTCTTCTGCGTCGCGCAGCATGAGTAGTTCAAGACAAAAACGTTCTTGCGGCAGTAGGCCGACTCGGGAGTACTCTTTACTGAATACGGTATGCGGTACAGACCCCACGCCGTATTGTCTGGAAAGGTCGGGGAATTCATCAGAATTAATGCATTCTGCACGGATGAGCTTGGGGCTTTCTATGGCTGCTTTTACTGCATTCATAAATTGTCCCGGACAATATGGACAGCCGGGAGAAGTGAATACGCGTATATGACGTGGTTCTGTGAGTTCCCCGAGAATGGTTTTTGATGTTGCAGAAAGTGAACTTACGCCTAGGGATATAAGCAGAACAGTTTCGACAAAGGCCTTCCCTTCTTCTCCTAACGGGGCACCCGTAAAACGGATGTTGTATTTTTCAGGGGTAAAAAGAATAGAAGGTGAGTGGTGTACTTCGTATTTTTGTGAGAATTCGTCACCTAATATGTGTTGAGTCAGCGTGATGTGTTCCGAAAGCCTTGATATATCCTGAGCAAACTGGAGTGTGACGTCGTTGAACATTTTCTGTGGATCAGAATCAGTTACAACATGTAGCTCCACAGTATTTTTAAGCTGTTTAAATAGTTCAGAGAGGGATGAGCGTGCTTCTTCCGGAAGCAACCAGCCTTCATTGTCGTGTTTGGATGGCGCACGTGATCCTTTCTGAGTCGTTGAAGAATTTGCGGAACTGGCCGGTGATACCATAACTCTCCTCCACAAACAGCCGTTTCAAAATAACAGGATTAGGGGATGGTTCAGAATACCATGCCTGCGAACTTCTGCAATACGGGGATAGGTAAAAAAATAGCCGCGGATGCAAGCAAAGTACGGTATGTTTTTTGTGGAGAAAAAGGGCGTACTGCATCGGAGAAATAAATGCATGATAAACCTATCTTAGTTACCGGAGCGACAGGTTATATAGGCGGAAGACTTGTTCCTTTACTGTTATCACAAGGGAAAAAAGTTCGAGTGCTCGTGCGTTCCAGACGCAAGCTGGACAGTAGACCGTGGGCTTTGCATGAACATTTGGAAGTAGTTGAAGGGGATATGGTTTCCGGAAAAGGAACTATGGATGCAGCCCGCGGCTGCGGAGTTGCCTATTATCTTATTCATTCCATGAACTCTTCTCAGAAAGACTTTCAGGACGCTGATCGTAGAGCCGCATATAATATGGTACAAGCCTGTCGTATAAACAAGGTCGGGCGAATTATATACCTCTCCGGAGTTGTTCCGGATGACCCGAACCTCAGCAAACATCTTGCATCTCGTGCAGAGGTGGCGCAAATTTTGTCTCTTTCAGAAGTGCCTGTTACCGTGTTACGCGCGGCACAGATTATAGGTTCAGGCAGTGCCTCCTTTGAACTTCTTCGGTATCTGGTAGACCGGTTGCCAGTAATGGTTACGCCGCGCTGGGTAAAGAGTAAGTGTCAGCCGATCGCTGTTTCTAATGTACTTACGTATTTGGTTGGCGTTTTGGATGTACCGGAGACAGCGAATAAAACATATGACATTGGCGGTCCTGACATAGTTTCCTATCGTGAGCTGTTTGAAATTTATCGAAAAGAAGCAGGGCTACGGAAGCGACTCATTTTTTCCGTACCAGTGCTTACGCCGAGGTTGAGTTCCTTATGGATTAATATTGTCACACCGGTGCCTACAAGACTTGCCCGTCCATTGATTGAAGGGTTGCGTAATAACGTCGTGTGTTCAGAGAATTCTATACGCGAGATAATTCCCCAAGAGTTACTGTCAGTAAGAGAGTCTATAAAACGCGCTTTGGCGCGGGTGCGCCAGCATACCGTAGATACAAGTTGGACAGACGCAGGAGAGCCTGAAATACCAGAATGGGTGACTTGCGGGGACAGTGCATATGCAGGCGGTACAACATTATATTCTGCCCATGCAGTGCATATTAGGGCAACAATGGAGCAGGTGTGGGGAGTGGTTAAGCGTATTGGCGGAACAAATGGGTGGTACGGGGGTGACTATCTATGGCGGATCCGTGGATTTATCGACAAGCTTATCGGAGGGCCGGGGCTACGGCGTGGCCGGCGAGATCCGGAAAACCTGTTTATCGGTGATGCGTTGGATTTTTGGCGCGTATTAGACATTCAAAAAAATAGACGGCTGTTGCTGTTGGCAGAAATGAAATTGCCTGGTGAAGCGTTGTTGGAATTTACTCTTCTGCCTGTAACCTCCGGCACAGAGCATGTGACAGAACTGCGGATGGTAGCTTATTTCCATCCTAAGGGATTGTGGGGCATGGTGTATTGGTATTCATTGGTTCCAATGCATCTGTTTATTTTTAGCGGGATCCTGAAGGCAATTGCAAAAGAGACAGAAGGTGACATAGTGAAAGGTCCGTGGCGGATTAAACATCTTACTCTTCAGCGATGTTCATTGGAGACTGTTCAAAAAATAACGATGACAGAAGCCGTAACGCGTAACGAGCATAAGTCTGGACAGCCTTAGTTAGCTGTTGAGAATGTCAATTGACACTCGCGTATGGCACACCGTACCATGCGGCGCTAATGTAAGGAGTAAGCATGTCTAAAGAACCACCTAACTTTGTTGTCCGCGGTATTTTTATCGGGGCGTCCATTGGTGTCCTTGGGTACCTTGTCGGCTTTTTGCCCAATCTTCCCCGTGCTATCGCGCTAGGCATGGTTCCCGGTTTTGTTGCCGGAATAACCCTTGCCAGAGCTCATAAAGCAAAAAACAATGATGATGAGTAATATCTTTGAATAAAAAAGGCTGCCCAGTGTGGATATGGGCAGCCTTTTTTTATGTTTAATAAGGGGAAGGGTCAGTCAGGGACTCTTCGGTGACTTGCTTCGGAAGCTGTTTAGGACTTCAATTCGATAACAATGTGCTGAAGTTTCTGAGACAGTTCTGCCAGTTCGTTTACGGCAACGGCGGACTCGCGCATTGCTGAAGCCGTTTCCATTGCAATACGGTTGATTTCATCTGAACTGCGCCCAATCTGTTCCGAGGTTGCAGATTGTTCTTCACTGGCAGAGGCAATGGAGCGAACCTGATCGGCGTTTGCAATTGCAACGTCAACAATTGATTTGAGAGAGTCTCCAGCTTCGTTTGCAAGTCCTGTAGAGCGAGCAACAACTTCTGAAGCTGTCTGCATTCCCTGAATATTATCTTTTGATGCAACTTGAATAGCCTGAATGGCTTCTTCAACTTCGCGTGTAGCCTGCATAGTTTTTTCAGCAAGTTTGCGTACTTCGTCCGCAACTACTGCAAATCCGCGCCCTGCTTCGCCTGCTCGTGCTGCTTCAATTGCGGCGTTTAGTGCCAGCAGGTTTGTTTGATCGGCGATGTCGGTAATCACTGTCATAACACTGCCGATATCTTCAGCACGTTTTCCAAGGGAGCCGAGGCTTTCAGTAAGACTAACGGAGCGCTTATTTACTTCGTCGATTGATTGAACGACGGAGGAAACAACATTCTGCCCTTCTTCAGCTTTGAGTTTTGTGTCGTCTGCATGTGATGCCGCAGTGGTTGCATTGCGAGCAACTTCAAGCACTGTTGCATTCATTTCTTCAATGGCTGTTGCTGTTTCGCTGGTGCGTTCGAGCTGTAATTCGGCTCCGCGACTGGATTCATCTATCTGAGCAGCAAGTTCAGTGGCAGTGGTAGTGACATGCTCCACAATGGTTTCCAACTGAGCTGCCGCCTGGAACATGCCTTCACGTTTTGCTTTTTCCGCTTGGAGGCGTGCTTCGTCTGCTTCCTGCATCGCAACATGCGCGCGTTGTGATTCTTGTTCTGCTTCTGCTGTTTTTTGCTCAGCAGTTGCAATCATCTGGCGCAGATTTGTTGCCATTTTGGTGAGAGCGCCTGCAAGAGTTCCAATTTCATCACTTCGATCAATATCAAGAACCTGATCTAACGAACCTTGCGCAATACCTTCTGCAAATCGAACGCTTTTAGTAATAGCTGCGATAATTTTATGAACGATTAAAAAGACAACAATACCGGTAACTAAAACTACAAGCGCTGCTGTGATCAGGCTAGTATGACGGATGGATGCAATTGATGAAAAAATGTCATCAACATTGGTGGAGACGCCAATGCTCCAGCCTGTGATAGGTTCTTTACGGAAGGTAACAATCTTTTTTATACCTTTCCATTCATAGTTTATCATGCCGGCTTCTTGAGACACCATTGCCTTGCCCCAGTCGAAATCTGTAGGTTTCATTTTTAAGAGTAAGGTGTTGTCGGGATGTGCGCATGCGTATCCTGCTTTTGAAACAAGGAAGGCGTAGCCTGATTCACCTATTTTAATATGGTTGATATATTGTTCAGAGAAAGTACTTAGTTTTATAATACCGAAAACTGCTCCAACAGTTACATCTCTATCCTTGATTGGAATTGCTACTACAAATACTGGTTTGCCAGTACTTTTGCTTTCTATTGCATCAGAAACTACAGGAGTACCTTGCATAACTTTTTTAAAGTAATCACGGTTGCTGTAATCTATTTTCCCGACCATGCTAGTATCGGAATACGCAGTGGTGAAGCCTTCTTTGTTTAGTATCCCTACAGCTTGATAATATGAGTATTCTTTAACTAAATTTTGAAAATAGGCTGTGGCGCGTATATATGCAGATTTATTTAATCCGTCGCTAAGTAACGCATTTCTAACCGAATTGTTTTTTGCAGTAATCGTAAGATCTTGTCTAATGTCTTTAACCCATGCTGTTATCTGGGTTTGAAGACTCTTTACGATTTGTTCAGATTGCTGCAGCATTGTGTTCTTTAAAGTAGATTCTGCTTGTCTGAATGATAAAAAGGAAGCAGTACCCATTCCGACAATAATTATAAGCAGTGTTGGAACAAGTATTTTTGCCTTTAGATTAAACTTCATTGCATCCCTCCCGTGTGGTCGTGTAGTTGTGTGTACGTATGTTTTGGTTTGAATTGGGATTACTATGTCCTCATTCTGATCATATCGGTTAACAGTAGAAAAAAATTATACTTATATTATTGTGGTGGGTAATTTTGTGCATTGGTGACGTTCAGTTGATACTTTGCCAATAAAAAAAGGCAGCCTTGGAGGCTGCCTTTTTTTATTGGTATAGATACGTGTCGTTAGTCTTCGATGCCGAACCGACGAGCAATTTCACGTGCAGCCTTTCGGCCTGCACCCATTGCAAGAATAACGGTTGCTGCACCGGTAACGATGTCACCGCCTGCATATACATCAGGAATGGAGGTTTCGTTTGTTTCTTCGTCTGTTTCGATGTAGCCCCATTTGTTTAACTTTAGATCCGGCTCGTTTTCGAGAAGGATTGGGTTAGGACGGGTGCCAACAGCAATAACAGCGAGGTCTGTTTCCAGTTCGTATGTTTCGCCTTCAATAGGGAGAGGGCGACAACGGCCTGATTCATCAGGCTCACCCATTTTCATTTTCTGTAATGTTACAGAAGTAAGGTTGCCTTTTTCGTCACCCTTGAATTCGATAGGATTCGCAAGCACTTCAAGGATAATGCCTTCTTCTACAGCATGTTCAATTTCTTCATGCCTTGCAGGCATTGCGTCTGCGGTACGTCGGTACACAATATGTACTGTTTCAGCACCAAGACGCTGCGCTGTACGGGCAGCATCCATTGCTACGTTTCCACCACCATAAACAGTAACCTTGCGGCCCTTGATGATAGGGGTGTCATAGTCAGGGAATTGGTACGCACGGCCTAAGTTAACACGGGTGAGGTATTCGTTTGCGGAGAAAACGCCGCAAAAGTTTTCACCTGGAATATTCAAGAAGCGTGGAAGGCCTGCGCCAACACCGACGAAGATAGCTTTGTAGCCCTGTTCTTTTAAGTCTTCGATAGAGAATGTTTTGCCACCGACGTAGTTGGTAACAAAATCAACCTGAAGATCTTTGAGAGCACCAACCTCTTTGGCAACAATGTCTTTTTTCGGCAGACGGAATTCTGGAATGCCGTAAACGAGTACGCCGCCTACTTCGTGAAGAGCTTCGAATACAGTTACTTTGCAGCCTCGGCTGGCAAGGTAACCGGCAACAGTGAGACTGGAGGGGCCGGAGCCGATACAGGCAACTTTTTTCTCTTCATCAATATACGGACATTCAGGCTTAGCACTGATGAGGTCACACGCATCCATGTACATGTACTCATCTGCTACAAAGCGTTCCAGGCGGCCGATAGCAATTGGCTGCCCTTTAGCATTGAGGATACACGCGCCTTCACACTGAATCTCCTGTGGGCAAACGCGCCCACAGACAGCCGGGAGGCTGTTGGTGCTTTTGATAACGGCGTAGGCTTTTTCAACATCGCCTTTAACAAGTTCTGCAATAAAGTCTGCAATTGGAACCTGTACAGGGCAGCCTTGAACGCATTTAGGTTTTTTACAATGCAGACAGCGTGAAGCTTCCTGCATTGCCATTTCTTTGGTGTAACCAAGGGCTACTTCTTTAAAATTGCGGGCGCGTTCACCTGCCGGCTGGTTAGGCATTGGTACGCGAGGGGCGATTGTCTTTTTAGTTTTGCTACTTGTTGTCATTACACTTGCACCTGCAGTGATGTTCGAAAGATTCTTTTTCCAGGCTGGAGAATGCAGCCAATCTCTGTCGTAATTCACCAAAATCTACCTTGTGACCGTCAAATTCAGGACCGTCTACACAAGCAAATTTGGTTTCTCCGCCAACAGTAACCCGGCAGGCACCACACATGCCAACGCCGTCCACCATAATGGAGTTGAGGCTTACAGTGGTAGGAGTACCAAATGGTTCGGTAGTTTTAGATACAGCAGCCATCATCGGCACAGGGCCAACAGCTACCACTTCGATAACAGAG
This portion of the Halodesulfovibrio aestuarii DSM 17919 = ATCC 29578 genome encodes:
- the gltA gene encoding NADPH-dependent glutamate synthase, with the translated sequence MTTSSKTKKTIAPRVPMPNQPAGERARNFKEVALGYTKEMAMQEASRCLHCKKPKCVQGCPVQVPIADFIAELVKGDVEKAYAVIKSTNSLPAVCGRVCPQEIQCEGACILNAKGQPIAIGRLERFVADEYMYMDACDLISAKPECPYIDEEKKVACIGSGPSSLTVAGYLASRGCKVTVFEALHEVGGVLVYGIPEFRLPKKDIVAKEVGALKDLQVDFVTNYVGGKTFSIEDLKEQGYKAIFVGVGAGLPRFLNIPGENFCGVFSANEYLTRVNLGRAYQFPDYDTPIIKGRKVTVYGGGNVAMDAARTAQRLGAETVHIVYRRTADAMPARHEEIEHAVEEGIILEVLANPIEFKGDEKGNLTSVTLQKMKMGEPDESGRCRPLPIEGETYELETDLAVIAVGTRPNPILLENEPDLKLNKWGYIETDEETNETSIPDVYAGGDIVTGAATVILAMGAGRKAAREIARRFGIED
- a CDS encoding FAD-dependent oxidoreductase, which produces MVSPASSANSSTTQKGSRAPSKHDNEGWLLPEEARSSLSELFKQLKNTVELHVVTDSDPQKMFNDVTLQFAQDISRLSEHITLTQHILGDEFSQKYEVHHSPSILFTPEKYNIRFTGAPLGEEGKAFVETVLLISLGVSSLSATSKTILGELTEPRHIRVFTSPGCPYCPGQFMNAVKAAIESPKLIRAECINSDEFPDLSRQYGVGSVPHTVFSKEYSRVGLLPQERFCLELLMLRDAEEVLREQTQSAEPEEEGKVYDLIILGAGPAGLTAAIYAKRSGLDAIVLENSVIGGQVIATPVVENYPGFKSVGGVALVEILTAHTREYSNIRENQLIDDVTIGDLIEVHTPERKYAAKSLIFATGTKWRSLNVEGEQKYFGTGVTHCASCDGYMFRGKHVIMVGGGNSALTDALHLKKLDIDVSIVHRRDTLRAEKALQDALNREQIPVIFNTVIEKIYGNETNVEGVTLKDVNSGEITDHACDGVFIAIGMDPNSQLAEKIGAELNPDKTIHVDTAMRTNIPRVYAAGDVNGGIRQIVTAVSDGAVAAMSAFEDLQHPYWTSEKYE
- a CDS encoding site-2 protease family protein, whose amino-acid sequence is MFTTDIAASVTKIAVALIPMLLGMVCHEVAHGWVAYKLGDPTAKARGRLTLNPIPHIDPMGTAMFVLTALTSPFVIGWARPVPVDSRWFTNPRKGMILVSAAGPITNFFLAIIFGILFAFVAQSTPVPGSLYASVYTFLYKMCIAGVWINLTLGWFNLMPFPPLDGSNIVAGLLPPHLAYKFQGFSRYGFILIILLLATGFLGTIISPLITGSAELIQQLISLI
- a CDS encoding methyl-accepting chemotaxis protein; protein product: MKFNLKAKILVPTLLIIIVGMGTASFLSFRQAESTLKNTMLQQSEQIVKSLQTQITAWVKDIRQDLTITAKNNSVRNALLSDGLNKSAYIRATAYFQNLVKEYSYYQAVGILNKEGFTTAYSDTSMVGKIDYSNRDYFKKVMQGTPVVSDAIESKSTGKPVFVVAIPIKDRDVTVGAVFGIIKLSTFSEQYINHIKIGESGYAFLVSKAGYACAHPDNTLLLKMKPTDFDWGKAMVSQEAGMINYEWKGIKKIVTFRKEPITGWSIGVSTNVDDIFSSIASIRHTSLITAALVVLVTGIVVFLIVHKIIAAITKSVRFAEGIAQGSLDQVLDIDRSDEIGTLAGALTKMATNLRQMIATAEQKTAEAEQESQRAHVAMQEADEARLQAEKAKREGMFQAAAQLETIVEHVTTTATELAAQIDESSRGAELQLERTSETATAIEEMNATVLEVARNATTAASHADDTKLKAEEGQNVVSSVVQSIDEVNKRSVSLTESLGSLGKRAEDIGSVMTVITDIADQTNLLALNAAIEAARAGEAGRGFAVVADEVRKLAEKTMQATREVEEAIQAIQVASKDNIQGMQTASEVVARSTGLANEAGDSLKSIVDVAIANADQVRSIASASEEQSATSEQIGRSSDEINRIAMETASAMRESAVAVNELAELSQKLQHIVIELKS
- a CDS encoding SDR family oxidoreductase; its protein translation is MHDKPILVTGATGYIGGRLVPLLLSQGKKVRVLVRSRRKLDSRPWALHEHLEVVEGDMVSGKGTMDAARGCGVAYYLIHSMNSSQKDFQDADRRAAYNMVQACRINKVGRIIYLSGVVPDDPNLSKHLASRAEVAQILSLSEVPVTVLRAAQIIGSGSASFELLRYLVDRLPVMVTPRWVKSKCQPIAVSNVLTYLVGVLDVPETANKTYDIGGPDIVSYRELFEIYRKEAGLRKRLIFSVPVLTPRLSSLWINIVTPVPTRLARPLIEGLRNNVVCSENSIREIIPQELLSVRESIKRALARVRQHTVDTSWTDAGEPEIPEWVTCGDSAYAGGTTLYSAHAVHIRATMEQVWGVVKRIGGTNGWYGGDYLWRIRGFIDKLIGGPGLRRGRRDPENLFIGDALDFWRVLDIQKNRRLLLLAEMKLPGEALLEFTLLPVTSGTEHVTELRMVAYFHPKGLWGMVYWYSLVPMHLFIFSGILKAIAKETEGDIVKGPWRIKHLTLQRCSLETVQKITMTEAVTRNEHKSGQP
- a CDS encoding Lar family restriction alleviation protein, translating into MLIPKICPNCNGSRTLLYFDAIYYYVVCDQCGMTGARALNEEEALVLWNERSSTSFTYEVVQDSNKLVRVMSCDTQRECKRYPINLPVVLTLFQPNGKKITGVMHNVSYYGAFLQLRGGHVSAIPSSTEELSRLRMFLYYKNPIVKQTDENGSVVASPESNPIQQIEFIPKHMMQSSQVVGVGGCFKSPNGEQLQSVQHLVEFARGR
- the trpS gene encoding tryptophan--tRNA ligase: MTRKRTVSGMRPTGALHLGHYFGVLKNWVAMQNDMDCYFFVADWHALTSDYADTSGIKTHVPEMVKDWLASGLDPEKCTIFQQSAVKEHAELHLLLSMITPLGWLERCPTYKEQRDQISNKDLGNYGFLGYPVLMATDILMYRPAYVPVGQDQLPHIEMTREIARRFNHMYDCSIFPEPEGKLTPEAKLPGLDGRKMSKSYNNGIFLRESMDDVLPKVRGMLTDKNRVRRQDPGDPDICNLFPYHVLMTSEEKQAEIRKGCTSAGLGCVDCKKILLESMEEFLAPIQERRRAIEANPKFIQEVLAHGNERATKMARETMEMVRSAINFDF
- the mutY gene encoding A/G-specific adenine glycosylase, which gives rise to MISPDQYSTLANELLSWFATNKRALPWREDYAPYRVWVSEIMLQQTQMERGVAYFQRWMEALPDIMSVAQAHEDTLLKLWEGLGYYSRVRNLHKAAKIIVAEHGGIFPEKYSAIRALPGIGDYTAGAIASIAFNQDVICIDANVERVFSRIFDIDTPVKQKHNMEFIRKTVAAMLPQGHAREFNQALMELGALVCSKKPHCSRCPLQQHCEAYHLGIPHERPVPTPKKGIQHIDVATGFLMHKGKIYIQKRPDFGVWAGFWELPGGAVEEGEAPEQAVVREFMEETEFPVQIEDKILVVKHGYTTYRVTMHCYFLTFAQKHSAEPVLHAATTYQWVSMDELNDVTLPAGHRKLLDHLQNDMRLKPLLQNS